In the genome of Myxococcus stipitatus, one region contains:
- a CDS encoding J domain-containing protein, with protein sequence MSLPAIAPASLPPRPPPAATAPRAPGVPPIAPAIPSVAPLTPPPPPAGALSPPPPPGTAGKGTGLDANQLADLASRCAKLDQLDYFEVLLLERTAAPADIKKAFYRESRTYHPDRFFHITDKLLKEQVHELYKRVTEAYYVLRDDTKRKKYLADISGPERAQKLRFTEASEAETKAAAKKEQEEQIGTHPKGRQFYQQAQKDIEANNWSAAERNLKMALTYEPSNARYKESLLEAQKRLQEESKGKGDSFKIR encoded by the coding sequence ATGTCGCTGCCGGCGATCGCCCCCGCCTCACTGCCCCCTCGCCCGCCCCCCGCCGCCACCGCGCCTCGTGCCCCCGGGGTGCCGCCCATCGCGCCAGCGATTCCCTCGGTGGCACCGCTGACGCCGCCTCCGCCCCCAGCGGGAGCACTGTCTCCGCCGCCTCCGCCGGGCACCGCGGGCAAGGGCACCGGACTCGACGCGAACCAGCTCGCGGACCTCGCATCGCGCTGCGCGAAGCTGGACCAGCTCGACTACTTCGAGGTGCTCCTGCTGGAGCGCACCGCCGCGCCCGCCGACATCAAGAAGGCGTTCTACCGGGAGAGCCGCACGTACCACCCGGACCGCTTCTTCCACATCACGGACAAGCTCCTCAAGGAGCAGGTCCACGAGCTCTACAAGCGCGTCACCGAGGCCTACTACGTCCTGCGCGACGACACGAAGCGCAAGAAGTACCTCGCCGACATCTCGGGCCCGGAGCGCGCCCAGAAGCTGCGCTTCACCGAGGCCTCCGAGGCCGAGACCAAGGCCGCCGCGAAGAAGGAGCAGGAAGAGCAGATCGGCACCCACCCCAAGGGACGCCAGTTCTACCAACAGGCCCAGAAGGACATCGAAGCCAACAACTGGTCCGCCGCCGAGCGGAACCTCAAGATGGCCCTCACCTACGAGCCCTCCAACGCGCGCTACAAGGAGAGCCTCCTCGAAGCCCAGAAGCGTCTGCAGGAAGAGTCCAAGGGCAAGGGCGACTCGTTCAAGATTCGCTGA
- a CDS encoding Hsp70 family protein, with translation MSDDIAIGIDLGTSYSCVSVVQDGQPLVIPNEWGETTHASCVSFLEDGSVLVGNAAKKNIITSPEMTVYSAKRLIGRYYFSDEVKKAQAVMPYRIVEGDNNSVRIGVRERTYSLPEISALVLKEMKAVAETYLGREVTKAVVTVPAYFNDNQRQATKDAGRIAGLEVLRILNEPTAAALAYGFGRDVNQRVVVYDLGGGTFDVSILEIGKDVFEVLATAGDTYLGGDDFDDRIMTYLADDFLGKTRLDLRQNKFCLQMLKEAAEKAKIDVGQTGHADILCAGICQDAQGNVMDLRNTLNQDQFNRMVMDLVQRTFKVCDEALQSARLTAADIDAVILVGGPTRLPIIRNSVKHYFQKAPLEGINPDQVVAMGAALQSHALLDSKTETFLVDVTPLTLRIGTVGGYTEKIIDKNTPVPIDRSKAFTTSRDGQEKVKIRVYQGESNRADECEMLGEFEFAGFRIGYRGEVKIEVTFEINTDGLVNVSACDTETGQKTSTTITLSSGMTEADIQKSIQANRSTRLAGHHNTDLPAVAQ, from the coding sequence ATGTCGGACGACATCGCAATCGGCATCGACCTCGGCACGTCGTACTCGTGCGTGTCGGTGGTCCAGGACGGCCAGCCCCTCGTCATCCCCAATGAGTGGGGCGAGACGACGCATGCCTCCTGCGTGTCCTTCCTCGAGGATGGCTCGGTGCTGGTGGGCAACGCCGCGAAGAAGAACATCATCACCAGCCCGGAGATGACGGTGTACTCCGCGAAGCGGCTCATCGGGCGCTACTACTTCTCCGACGAGGTGAAGAAGGCCCAGGCGGTGATGCCGTATCGGATTGTCGAGGGCGACAACAACTCGGTGCGCATCGGTGTGCGGGAGCGGACGTATTCGTTGCCGGAGATCTCCGCGCTGGTGCTCAAGGAGATGAAGGCGGTGGCGGAGACGTACCTGGGCCGCGAGGTGACCAAGGCCGTGGTCACCGTGCCCGCGTACTTCAACGACAACCAGCGCCAGGCCACCAAGGATGCGGGTCGTATCGCGGGGCTGGAAGTGCTTCGCATCCTCAACGAGCCCACCGCCGCGGCGCTGGCGTACGGTTTCGGACGGGACGTCAATCAGCGCGTCGTCGTGTATGACCTGGGCGGCGGCACGTTCGACGTGTCCATCCTGGAGATCGGCAAGGACGTCTTCGAGGTGCTCGCGACGGCGGGCGACACGTACCTGGGCGGCGACGACTTCGACGACCGCATCATGACGTACCTGGCGGACGACTTCCTGGGCAAGACGCGGTTGGATCTGCGGCAGAACAAGTTCTGTCTGCAGATGCTGAAGGAGGCCGCGGAGAAGGCGAAGATCGACGTGGGGCAGACGGGCCACGCGGACATCCTCTGCGCGGGCATCTGTCAGGACGCGCAGGGCAACGTGATGGACCTGCGCAACACGCTCAACCAGGACCAGTTCAACCGGATGGTGATGGACCTGGTGCAGCGCACGTTCAAGGTGTGCGACGAGGCGCTGCAGAGTGCTCGGCTGACGGCGGCGGACATCGACGCGGTCATCCTGGTGGGTGGACCGACGCGCCTGCCCATCATCCGCAACTCGGTGAAGCACTACTTCCAGAAGGCGCCGCTGGAGGGAATCAATCCCGACCAGGTCGTGGCGATGGGCGCGGCGCTGCAGTCGCATGCGCTGCTGGACAGCAAGACGGAGACGTTCCTGGTGGACGTCACGCCGCTGACGCTGCGCATCGGCACGGTGGGTGGGTACACCGAGAAGATCATCGACAAGAACACGCCGGTGCCCATCGACCGCTCGAAGGCGTTCACCACCAGCCGCGATGGCCAGGAGAAGGTGAAGATTCGCGTGTATCAGGGCGAGTCCAACCGGGCCGATGAGTGCGAGATGCTCGGCGAGTTCGAGTTCGCGGGGTTCCGCATCGGGTACCGCGGCGAGGTGAAGATCGAGGTCACCTTCGAGATCAACACCGATGGTCTGGTGAACGTCTCCGCGTGTGACACGGAGACGGGCCAGAAGACGTCGACGACCATCACGCTGTCGTCCGGCATGACCGAGGCCGACATCCAGAAGTCCATCCAGGCGAACCGGAGCACCCGTCTCGCCGGGCACCACAACACCGACCTGCCCGCCGTGGCCCAGTAG
- a CDS encoding class II glutamine amidotransferase: MSVVLAALTSDPNLLQCELHRLAGQVLVQAEPRANAMGVGAYAQEEVLLRRFSSAEADPSLAQLAPPNESEALLFHASRLPVGLSFEENTQPFRARRWLFAHQGSVSGFDALRAPLMASLPEHLQRLVRGSTDSEVLFGVFLRHLRDVGRTDDPRLEARVAGGLLADTAREVIKRSMEAGIPRASTLNLVATNGFILVACRFGEEPLYYSRLEGGTECEPCGVTASTPETQPSVGAHRRRRTVVVASHLKRPGSWVELPRGTTLAVGPDLQVQLVNGT; this comes from the coding sequence ATGTCCGTTGTCCTTGCCGCCCTCACGTCGGACCCGAATCTGCTGCAGTGCGAGCTGCACCGGCTCGCGGGGCAGGTGCTCGTGCAGGCGGAGCCTCGGGCCAACGCGATGGGAGTGGGGGCGTATGCCCAGGAGGAGGTCCTCCTGCGGCGCTTCTCCAGTGCGGAAGCGGACCCTTCACTCGCGCAGCTGGCCCCACCCAACGAGTCGGAGGCCCTGCTGTTCCATGCGAGCCGGCTCCCCGTGGGCCTCTCGTTCGAGGAGAACACCCAGCCCTTCCGAGCGCGCCGCTGGCTGTTCGCCCACCAGGGCAGTGTGAGTGGCTTCGACGCACTGCGTGCGCCGCTGATGGCGTCGCTGCCGGAACACCTCCAGCGCCTGGTGCGCGGGTCGACCGACAGCGAGGTGCTGTTCGGCGTCTTCCTGCGTCACCTGCGGGACGTCGGCCGCACGGATGATCCTCGGCTGGAGGCGCGGGTCGCCGGAGGGTTGCTGGCGGACACGGCTCGCGAGGTCATCAAGCGCTCCATGGAGGCGGGCATTCCCCGCGCCTCCACCCTGAACCTGGTGGCCACCAATGGCTTCATCCTGGTGGCCTGCCGGTTCGGCGAGGAGCCGCTGTATTACTCACGCCTGGAAGGCGGCACGGAGTGTGAGCCCTGTGGTGTGACTGCGAGCACTCCCGAGACGCAGCCCTCTGTGGGCGCCCACCGTCGCCGCCGCACCGTCGTCGTCGCCAGTCACTTGAAGCGCCCGGGAAGCTGGGTGGAGTTGCCTCGCGGCACCACACTCGCCGTGGGGCCGGACCTCCAGGTTCAGCTCGTCAACGGAACTTGA
- a CDS encoding ATP-binding protein produces the protein MVPESRLTVVVRHPVDSVVAASLARRFGRESGLSAASSAEVALVVSELATNLVRHTRQGGTVELWREDAWLCIRALDRGPGMAEPERLFAGREGRPGPLPGESLGEGGAAVRRLTDEVRVSNREGGGLEVFARKRMTREARRTW, from the coding sequence GTGGTGCCTGAGTCGCGGTTGACCGTGGTGGTTCGCCATCCGGTGGACTCGGTGGTGGCCGCGTCGTTGGCGCGGCGGTTCGGACGGGAGTCGGGGTTGTCGGCGGCGTCCAGCGCGGAGGTGGCCCTGGTGGTGAGTGAGCTGGCCACCAACCTGGTCCGCCACACGCGGCAGGGTGGAACGGTGGAGCTGTGGCGCGAGGACGCCTGGCTCTGCATCCGCGCGTTGGACCGAGGCCCCGGCATGGCGGAACCCGAGCGGCTCTTCGCAGGCCGGGAGGGACGTCCGGGGCCGTTGCCGGGGGAGAGTCTGGGAGAAGGGGGCGCCGCGGTGCGACGGCTGACCGACGAGGTCCGCGTGTCCAACCGCGAGGGTGGGGGACTGGAAGTGTTTGCTCGCAAGCGCATGACACGGGAGGCGAGGAGAACGTGGTGA
- a CDS encoding ATP-binding protein yields the protein MSRGMLSAQLLSVLQHFMSETAARLVLRGTLESLRVSADTMGVAELPRVIEALEPATRHFVDAARRPDLAAKLRAVLAKASAASASAPSVGLREPSAPVAATATSEARPTTYLVRTEADASHARLSARAMCEALGGRGYECQKVATAVSELARNQISYAGGGTIQLIPVQSPRKLLRVRAEDQGRGIPELERVLSGTYRSKTGMGLGLLGVKRLADKFEVNTGISGTQVEFEVWL from the coding sequence GTGAGCCGGGGCATGTTGAGCGCTCAGCTGTTGAGTGTGTTGCAGCACTTCATGTCGGAGACCGCCGCGCGGTTGGTGTTGCGCGGCACGCTGGAGTCGCTGCGGGTGTCGGCGGACACGATGGGGGTGGCGGAGCTGCCGCGGGTCATCGAGGCGCTGGAGCCGGCGACGCGGCACTTCGTGGACGCGGCCCGGAGGCCGGACCTGGCCGCGAAGCTCAGGGCCGTGTTGGCGAAGGCCTCGGCGGCGTCCGCGTCCGCGCCCTCGGTGGGCCTGCGCGAGCCGAGCGCCCCGGTCGCGGCGACGGCGACCTCGGAGGCTCGGCCCACCACGTACCTGGTGCGCACGGAGGCGGACGCGAGCCATGCGCGGCTGTCGGCGCGAGCGATGTGTGAGGCGTTGGGGGGGCGTGGCTATGAATGCCAGAAGGTCGCGACGGCGGTGAGCGAGCTGGCGCGCAACCAGATTTCGTATGCGGGGGGCGGAACCATCCAGCTGATTCCCGTGCAGTCGCCGCGCAAGCTCTTGCGCGTGCGCGCCGAGGACCAGGGGCGGGGCATTCCCGAGCTGGAGCGGGTGCTGTCGGGGACGTACCGGAGCAAGACGGGGATGGGGTTGGGGCTGTTGGGCGTCAAGCGGCTGGCGGACAAGTTCGAGGTGAACACCGGCATCTCCGGCACGCAGGTGGAGTTCGAGGTGTGGCTGTGA